From the genome of Vicia villosa cultivar HV-30 ecotype Madison, WI linkage group LG2, Vvil1.0, whole genome shotgun sequence, one region includes:
- the LOC131650560 gene encoding uncharacterized protein LOC131650560, protein MEWCNQSTSIKYLFKYISKGYDRITTSVSTKNNESVDEIKQYLDCRYISPCEACWRIYSFHIHGRRPAVERMFYHLVGEKAVYYTDHDRMENVLENASVTDSMFTGWLSANSKYTEAQSLTYGQFVSKFVYHKKEREWRPRKKGFTIGRLIWVPPTTGELFYLRMMLTVAKGPKSYEEIRKVGNTQYETFRDACFAMGFLEDDKEYIGALKEASEWGSGHFVRKLFVVMLLSGAVNRPAHVWKESWQLLSDGVLHAQRQLALNTEAELQHLTLIEIEKLLQENKRTLKDFKPIPYPDGYVLQQLGNRLIYDERNYDIAKTKTEFTNLFGGLTDELRAMYQKLMRAVESQNGAVFFLHGYGGTGKTYMWITLAAALRSKHDICLTVATSGIASLLLLGGRTAHSKFKIPVPTLDNSTCKIEYNDDVGDLLRQTKLIIWDEAPMAHKHTFEALDRTLRDVMSKYGNSKEMFGGKVVVFGGDFRQILPVVPRGSRSDIVHSAINASYIWNSVQVLTLTKNMRLQSGLTQDDKKEMQQFSEWLLRIGEGKVSEPNDGVTDFEIPPDLLITQFEDPIVAIVDSTYPDFIHNFHSIQYLRGRAILASTLEIVEQINSHILDLIPGDMRDYYSSNTVDKSEINDDTVVNILTPEFLSSLRTSGLPTHHLKLKVGTPIMLMRNIDQSEGLCNGTRLIVTKLGTHVIEASIIAGKNCGNQVYIPRMDMSPSQSPWSFKLNRKQFPIIVSYAMTINKSQGQSLDTVGLYLPRDVFTHGQIYVALSRVTTKQGIKILIHDKHAKVKTTTTTVVYKEIFDNI, encoded by the exons ATGGAATGGTGTAACCAGAGCACTTCAATcaaatatcttttcaaatacaTTAGCAAAGGCTATGACAGAATAACAACTTCGGTGTCAACCAAGAACAATGAATCGGTTGATGAAATAAAACAATACTTAGATTGCAGATATATCTCACCATGTGAAGCATGCTGGAGAATTTACTCTTTTCACATTCATGGTAGAAGACCGGCAGTTGAACGTATGTTTTATCACCTGGTAGGCGAAAAGGCTGTTTACTACACTGATCACGATCGAATGGAAAATGTTTTGGAGAATGCAAGTGTTACTGATTCCATGTTTACTGGTTGGCTATCTGCAAACTCAAAGTATACTGAGGCACAGTCACTCACTTATGGTCAATTTGTATCTAAATTTGTTTACCACAAAAAAGAAAGGGAGTGGAGGCCCCGCAAAAAGGGATTCACCATTGGGAGATTGATATGGGTTCCACCAACAACAGGTGAACTTTTTTACCTGCGGATGATGTTGACAGTAGCCAAGGGACCAAAAAGTTATGAAGAAATTCGCAAGGTCGGTAATACCCAGTATGAAACATTTAGAGATGCATGCTTCGCCATGGGATTTCTGGAAGATGACAAAGAATATATTGGTGCTCTGAAAGAGGCCAGTGAATGGGGCTCTGGACATTTTGTCCGAAAACTATTTGTGGTGATGCTATTGTCAGGCGCTGTTAATCGCCCAGCACATGTTTGGAAGGAATCATGGCAGCTGTTATCTGATGGTGTCCTACATGCTCAAAGGCAATTGGCTTTAAATACAG AAGCCGAACTGCAACATTTGACCCTGATTGAAATAGAAAAGCTGCTTCAAGAAAATAAAAGGACACTAAAAGATTTCAAACCAATCCCTTATCCAGATGGATATGTTCTGCAACAATTAGGTAATAGACTGATATATGACGAACGCAATTATGACATTGCAAAAACAAAGACAGAATTCACAAATCTCTTTGGTGGACTTACAG ATGAACTAAGAGCTATGTATCAAAAATTAATGCGCGCAGTTGAGTCGCAGAATGGTGCAGTCTTCTTCCTACATGGTTACGGTGGGACCGGTAAGACATACATGTGGATAACACTGGCGGCAGCATTAAGGTCAAAGCATGATATATGTCTGACAGTCGCAACCAGTGGTATAGCGTCATTATTATTGCTAGGAGGTCGAACTGCACATTCAAAATTTAAGATACCAGTGCCAACGCTAGATAATTCTACTTGCAAAATTGAGTACAATGATGATGTGGGAGACCTTCTTAGACAAACTAAACTAATTATTTGGGATGAGGCTCCAATGGCACACAAGCATACTTTTGAAGCACTTGATAGAACGCTCAGAGACGTAATGTCTAAATACGGTAACTCAAAGGAGATGTTTGGTGGAAAAGTTGTTGTTTTTGGAGGTGATTTCAGGCAGATTTTACCTGTTGTCCCTCGAGGTAGCCGTTCGGATATTGTACATTCTGCCATAAATGCGTCTTACATATGGAATTCTGTTCAAGTGTTAACATTAACCAAAAACATGCGCCTGCAATCCGGTCTGACCCAAGATGATAAAAAAGAAATGCAACAGTTTTCGGAATGGTTGTTAAGAATTGGCGAAGGAAAAGTATCTGAGCCCAATGACGGTGTGACAGATTTTGAAATTCCACCTGACCTGTTGATAACACAATTCGAAGACCCGATCGTCGCCATTGTTGATTCTACATATCCTGACTTTATTCACAATTTTCATTCAATCCAATACCTTAGGGGTCGAGCAATTCTGGCTTCAACATTAGAAATTGTGGAACAAATAAACAGTCATATCCTTGACTTAATCCCAG GAGACATGCGGGATTACTACAGCTCCAATACTGTTGATAAGTCCGAAATCAATGACGACACAGTGGTAAATATCCTAACTCCAGAATTTCTCAGTTCCCTGCGTACATCTGGTTTGCCTACCCATCATTTAAAGTTAAAGGTTGGAACACCAATTATGCTCATGAGGAATATTGATCAGTCAGAAGGACTATGTAATGGAACAAGGTTGATAGTAACAAAATTGGGGACACATGTTATTGAAGCTTCAATAATAGCTGGAAAGAACTGTGGTAATCAGGTTTACATCCCACGAATGGATATGTCACCTTCCCAATCACCATGGTCGTTCAAGCTCAACAGAAAACAGTTCCCCATTATAGTGTCATATGCCATGACAATTAACAAATCCCAAGGACAGTCTTTGGATACTGTTGGTCTATACCTACCAAGGGATGTTTTTACACATGGACAAATATATGTTGCACTATCAAGAGTGACAACAAAACAAGGAATCAAGATATTAATACATGATAAACATGCAAAAGTTAAAACAACAACTACAACTGTAGTTTACAAGGAGATCTTCGACAATATATAA